The following proteins are encoded in a genomic region of Vibrio spartinae:
- the cysS gene encoding cysteine--tRNA ligase: MLQIYNTLTRQKEQFKPITAGKIGMYVCGVTIYDLCHIGHGRTFVSFDVVARYLRYLGYDLTLVRNITDIDDKIIHRAAENDESCDVLTERLIQDMYADFDALNILRPDVEPRATAYIEEIIALVQRLIDRGFAYIAENGDVMFEVSRFDDYGKLSRQDLEQLQAGARVDVELAKRSPLDFVLWKMSKPGEPKWQSPWGEGRPGWHIECSAMNSSILGTHFDIHGGGSDLQFPHHENEIAQSCCAYDTAYVNTWMHSGMVMVDKEKMSKSLGNFFTIRDVLSHYDPETVRYFLMSGHYRSQLNYSEENLNQARAALERLYTALRGMDFSVEASGGEAFVARFEAAMNDDFNTPEAYSVLFDMTREINRLKQEDQLQQASQLAVRMRDLASVIGILSQEPESFLQGESGSEEEVAEIESLIKMRNDARAAKDWANADLARDRLTAIGIILEDGSGGTTWRRK; encoded by the coding sequence ATGTTACAAATATATAACACACTTACCAGACAAAAAGAGCAATTCAAGCCCATCACCGCCGGAAAAATTGGCATGTATGTCTGTGGCGTCACTATATATGATCTCTGTCATATTGGTCACGGAAGGACGTTTGTGTCCTTTGATGTCGTTGCCCGCTATTTACGCTATTTGGGATATGATTTGACCTTGGTCAGAAATATTACCGACATCGATGACAAAATTATTCATCGTGCTGCGGAAAATGACGAGTCATGCGATGTGCTGACGGAACGTTTGATTCAGGATATGTATGCCGATTTCGATGCATTGAATATACTCCGCCCGGATGTTGAGCCGCGTGCCACCGCGTATATCGAGGAAATCATCGCGCTGGTACAACGACTGATTGATAGAGGCTTTGCCTATATCGCAGAGAATGGCGATGTGATGTTTGAGGTGAGTCGTTTCGATGACTATGGCAAGCTTTCCCGACAAGATTTGGAACAGCTTCAGGCCGGGGCCCGGGTTGATGTCGAATTGGCGAAGCGTAGCCCGCTTGATTTCGTATTATGGAAAATGTCTAAGCCGGGTGAACCCAAGTGGCAATCACCATGGGGAGAGGGGCGCCCGGGCTGGCATATTGAGTGTTCAGCGATGAATTCTTCAATCTTAGGCACACATTTTGATATCCATGGTGGCGGTTCTGATTTGCAATTCCCACATCATGAAAATGAAATTGCTCAGTCCTGCTGTGCGTATGACACCGCGTATGTGAATACATGGATGCATAGCGGGATGGTCATGGTGGATAAAGAGAAAATGTCTAAATCACTGGGGAATTTTTTTACCATCCGAGATGTACTGTCTCACTATGATCCAGAAACGGTGCGCTATTTTCTGATGTCTGGTCATTATCGCAGTCAACTGAATTACAGTGAAGAGAACCTCAATCAGGCGCGGGCAGCTTTGGAGCGCCTTTATACAGCGTTACGAGGAATGGACTTCAGCGTAGAAGCGTCTGGCGGAGAGGCGTTCGTGGCTCGTTTTGAAGCTGCCATGAACGATGACTTCAATACACCGGAAGCTTATTCGGTATTGTTTGATATGACGCGAGAGATTAATCGACTCAAACAAGAAGATCAGTTACAGCAAGCCAGTCAACTTGCAGTTCGTATGCGGGATTTAGCCAGCGTGATCGGGATTTTGTCTCAAGAGCCGGAGAGCTTCTTGCAAGGCGAGAGTGGCTCAGAAGAGGAAGTGGCAGAAATCGAGTCACTGATAAAAATGCGTAATGATGCGCGAGCTGCGAAAGACTGGGCGAATGCTGATCTCGCCCGGGACAGGCTAACGGCAATAGGCATCATTCTCGAAGACGGGTCTGGTGGTACAACTTGGCGGCGTAAATAA
- the ruvC gene encoding crossover junction endodeoxyribonuclease RuvC gives MSIILGIDPGSRVTGYGVIRQQGRILTYLGSGCIKTTEKALPGRLKQIYAGVSEVIMQFQPDDFAIEQVFMAKNADSALKLGQARGCAIVAAVNADLPVYEYAARLIKQAVVGTGGADKIQVQHMVQQMLKLPSKPQADAADALGVAICHANTNKTLIALAGQARGARGGRYR, from the coding sequence ATGTCGATCATTTTAGGAATTGATCCGGGTTCACGGGTGACGGGTTACGGTGTCATTCGCCAGCAGGGAAGGATACTGACTTACCTTGGCAGTGGTTGTATTAAAACGACAGAAAAAGCATTACCGGGACGGTTGAAACAAATATATGCCGGAGTTTCAGAAGTGATAATGCAATTTCAACCGGATGACTTCGCAATCGAGCAGGTTTTTATGGCGAAGAACGCGGATTCAGCATTGAAACTCGGGCAAGCCCGGGGATGTGCGATTGTTGCGGCTGTGAATGCTGATCTGCCAGTTTATGAATATGCCGCACGTTTAATCAAGCAGGCTGTTGTCGGAACAGGCGGCGCAGATAAAATACAGGTTCAGCACATGGTTCAGCAAATGTTGAAGTTACCATCTAAACCGCAAGCCGATGCTGCCGATGCGCTTGGTGTTGCTATCTGCCACGCGAACACCAATAAAACATTGATTGCACTTGCAGGGCAGGCGAGAGGCGCCCGGGGAGGGCGATATCGGTGA
- the ruvA gene encoding Holliday junction branch migration protein RuvA: protein MIGRLRGILLEKQPPEVLIEVGGVGYEVQMPMSCFYELPEVAQEAVIYTHFVVREDAQLLYGFNSKAERALFRAVIKANGVGPKLGLAILSGMTASQFVECVKREDVSMLVKLPGVGKKTAERLVVEMKDRLASFPTSEIDAFELVQDSAPIRPQNTASHAEEEAVSALLTLGYKPQQASKVVAQIAQPGMSSETLIKEALRTMV from the coding sequence GTGATTGGACGTCTTAGAGGCATTCTGCTGGAAAAGCAGCCACCAGAAGTGTTAATTGAAGTTGGTGGGGTTGGCTACGAAGTTCAGATGCCCATGAGTTGCTTTTATGAATTACCCGAAGTAGCACAAGAAGCTGTCATCTATACACATTTTGTGGTTCGGGAAGATGCTCAACTTTTATATGGATTCAACAGCAAAGCGGAACGTGCATTGTTCCGGGCAGTGATCAAAGCGAACGGTGTTGGTCCAAAACTTGGCTTAGCAATTCTATCCGGAATGACAGCCAGTCAATTTGTTGAATGTGTCAAACGTGAAGATGTTTCGATGCTGGTTAAATTACCGGGCGTCGGTAAAAAAACTGCAGAACGTTTAGTGGTTGAAATGAAAGATCGTCTCGCATCTTTCCCGACTTCTGAAATTGATGCGTTTGAATTAGTTCAAGACTCCGCACCAATTCGTCCACAAAATACAGCCAGCCATGCAGAAGAGGAAGCCGTGAGCGCACTGTTAACGCTTGGCTATAAACCTCAGCAAGCTTCGAAAGTTGTCGCTCAGATTGCCCAACCGGGTATGAGTAGTGAAACGCTGATTAAAGAAGCATTGAGAACGATGGTATGA
- the ruvB gene encoding Holliday junction branch migration DNA helicase RuvB: MIEADRFVTPVSTPFKDDELIDRAIRPKLLADYQGQDHVRNQMEIFIEAAQRRQEALDHLLIFGPPGLGKTTLANIVANEMGVNIRTTSGPVLEKAGDLAALLTNLEENDVLFIDEIHRLSPVVEEVLYPAMEDYQLDIMIGEGPAARSIKIDLPPFTLIGATTRAGSLTSPLRDRFGIVQRLEYYQVGDLQNIVQRSAECLSLSIEPEGALEIARRARGTPRIANRLLRRVRDYAEVKGDGNICADTADNALNMLDVDVQGFDFMDRKLLLTIIEKFSGGPVGLDNLAAAIGEEKDTIEDVLEPYLIQQGYLQRTPRGRIASERAYLHFGFEK; this comes from the coding sequence ATGATTGAAGCGGATCGTTTTGTAACACCGGTGAGCACACCGTTTAAAGATGATGAATTGATTGATCGTGCGATACGGCCGAAGCTTTTGGCCGATTATCAGGGGCAAGATCATGTGCGCAACCAGATGGAAATTTTTATTGAGGCTGCTCAACGTCGTCAGGAAGCTTTAGATCATCTCCTCATCTTTGGTCCGCCCGGTCTGGGGAAAACCACCTTAGCCAATATTGTCGCCAATGAAATGGGTGTGAATATCAGAACCACATCAGGGCCTGTGTTAGAAAAAGCTGGCGATTTGGCAGCTTTGCTAACGAATCTTGAAGAGAATGATGTGCTGTTTATTGATGAGATTCATCGTCTGAGCCCTGTGGTTGAAGAAGTGCTTTATCCGGCTATGGAAGATTATCAGCTCGATATTATGATTGGAGAGGGGCCCGCTGCCCGTTCAATTAAAATTGATTTACCACCGTTTACCCTCATCGGTGCAACCACGCGAGCCGGTTCTTTGACGTCACCACTTCGTGACCGTTTCGGCATTGTACAGCGGCTTGAATATTATCAGGTTGGTGATTTGCAAAACATCGTCCAAAGAAGTGCAGAATGTTTATCTTTATCTATTGAGCCTGAAGGGGCTCTGGAAATTGCCCGGCGCGCCCGGGGAACCCCCCGAATAGCCAATCGTCTGTTGCGGCGAGTCAGGGACTACGCCGAAGTCAAAGGGGACGGTAATATATGTGCTGATACGGCAGATAATGCCTTAAATATGCTTGATGTCGATGTTCAGGGCTTTGATTTTATGGATCGTAAGTTACTGCTCACAATTATTGAAAAATTCTCCGGTGGCCCTGTCGGTTTAGATAATCTTGCGGCTGCAATTGGTGAAGAAAAAGATACAATCGAAGATGTTTTAGAGCCTTATCTGATTCAGCAAGGGTATTTGCAACGAACACCCAGAGGACGGATTGCATCAGAAAGAGCTTATTTGCATTTCGGATTTGAAAAATAA
- the cydA gene encoding cytochrome ubiquinol oxidase subunit I — protein MIDIVDLSRLQFALTAMYHFLFVPLTLGMTFLLAIMESLYVMTDKQIYKDMTKFWGKLFGINFALGVATGLTMEFQFGTNWSYYSHYVGDIFGAPLAIEALVAFFLESTFVGLFFFGWDRLSKRQHLVTTWLVALGSNFSALWILVANGWMQNPVGSDFNFETMRMEMVSFAEVVLNPVAQVKFVHTVASGYVTGAMFVLGVSAYYLLKGRDIAFARRSFTVAASFGMAAILSVIVLGDESGYELGDVQKVKLAAIEGEWHTEEAPASFTLFGFPNQETMHTDFAIKIPYVMGIIATRSLDTPVKGLSDLREEHLERIRNGMYAYELLQKLRAGDTSEMNRDAFNEVKSDLGYGMLLRRYTDDVANASEEQIQAAADDSLPTVWPLFWSFRIMVACGVIMLLVFAAAFVQTCRQKIEQKNWVLKAALYSIPLPWIGVEAGWFVAEYGRQPWAVGEILPVHIANSALSVSELVISLLAILALYTAFLVAEVYLMLKFARKGPSSLKTGRYHFEQNATSATDQVNRQVEA, from the coding sequence ATGATTGACATAGTTGATCTATCGCGGTTGCAGTTCGCGCTTACTGCGATGTATCACTTCCTGTTTGTTCCTTTGACTCTAGGGATGACGTTTTTACTCGCTATTATGGAGTCACTTTATGTGATGACCGATAAGCAAATCTATAAGGATATGACAAAATTCTGGGGTAAGCTGTTCGGAATTAACTTTGCTCTGGGCGTTGCTACAGGGCTAACAATGGAATTTCAGTTTGGTACAAACTGGTCGTATTACTCGCATTACGTTGGCGACATTTTTGGGGCTCCTCTTGCCATCGAAGCGTTAGTTGCTTTCTTCCTTGAATCTACATTCGTCGGTTTGTTCTTCTTCGGATGGGATCGACTTTCAAAACGTCAACACTTAGTGACAACATGGCTTGTTGCATTAGGTTCTAACTTCTCTGCTCTTTGGATTCTTGTCGCCAATGGCTGGATGCAAAATCCAGTTGGTTCCGACTTTAACTTCGAAACCATGCGTATGGAAATGGTGAGCTTTGCTGAGGTCGTGCTAAACCCTGTCGCTCAGGTGAAATTTGTTCACACTGTCGCATCGGGTTACGTGACTGGTGCCATGTTTGTTTTAGGGGTGAGTGCTTATTATCTGCTGAAAGGGCGTGATATTGCTTTTGCTCGTCGTTCATTTACCGTTGCCGCATCATTTGGCATGGCTGCAATTCTTTCTGTTATCGTCTTAGGTGATGAGTCTGGTTACGAATTGGGTGATGTTCAAAAAGTAAAATTGGCTGCAATTGAAGGTGAATGGCATACAGAAGAAGCACCGGCATCGTTTACCCTGTTTGGTTTCCCGAATCAGGAAACGATGCATACAGATTTTGCGATTAAGATCCCTTATGTAATGGGTATTATTGCAACTCGCTCGCTGGATACGCCTGTAAAAGGCTTAAGTGATCTACGTGAAGAACACCTTGAACGGATTCGTAATGGGATGTATGCGTATGAGCTGCTCCAAAAATTACGTGCCGGTGATACTTCAGAAATGAATCGCGATGCCTTCAATGAAGTGAAATCTGATCTGGGCTATGGCATGTTGCTGAGACGTTATACGGATGATGTAGCAAATGCGTCAGAAGAACAGATTCAGGCCGCTGCTGATGATTCACTGCCAACAGTCTGGCCATTATTCTGGTCGTTCCGGATCATGGTTGCTTGTGGTGTTATCATGTTGCTCGTCTTCGCCGCTGCATTTGTTCAGACATGTCGTCAGAAAATTGAGCAGAAAAACTGGGTACTCAAAGCTGCACTTTACAGTATTCCTCTGCCGTGGATTGGTGTTGAAGCTGGTTGGTTTGTCGCGGAATATGGTCGTCAACCATGGGCTGTTGGTGAAATTCTCCCTGTACATATCGCGAATTCTGCATTGAGTGTCAGTGAGTTAGTTATCTCTCTGCTGGCGATCCTTGCACTATATACCGCGTTCCTTGTTGCCGAAGTTTACCTGATGTTGAAATTTGCTCGCAAAGGTCCAAGTAGTCTAAAAACTGGGCGTTATCATTTTGAGCAAAATGCGACTTCAGCAACAGATCAAGTTAATCGTCAGGTAGAAGCTTAA
- the cydB gene encoding cytochrome d ubiquinol oxidase subunit II: MMDYEILRFIWWILIGVLFVGFAIADGFDMGVGALVPIIGKNDTERRVMINSIAPHWDGNQVWLITAGGALFAAWPLVYATSFSGFYLAMIVTLAALWLRPLALDYRSKIEDTKWRNTWDICISISGFVPPLIIGVAFGNLLQGVPFELNEFLMPSYHGSFFGLLNPFGIVCGLVSVLMFVLQGASWLQMKTSDAVHTRARSVAQLCGVLIAALFVAAGFWVQHIDGYVITSTMDHLASSNPLNKEVARESGAWMANFNQYPLLWLAPILGTAMPLIAVIASRMEKGGIAFIASSLTNAGIIFTAGFAMFPFIMPSSLAPSSSLTIWDSTSSELTLQLMTGIAFVMVPIILGYTCWSYYKMFGRINNKYVEDNKNSLY; the protein is encoded by the coding sequence ATTATGGATTACGAAATCTTACGATTTATATGGTGGATCCTGATTGGTGTGCTGTTTGTCGGCTTCGCTATTGCAGATGGATTCGATATGGGGGTCGGTGCCTTGGTACCGATCATCGGGAAAAATGACACAGAACGTCGTGTCATGATTAACTCGATTGCGCCTCACTGGGATGGTAACCAAGTTTGGTTAATTACTGCTGGTGGTGCTTTATTTGCTGCGTGGCCTTTAGTCTATGCAACATCATTCTCTGGTTTCTACCTTGCAATGATTGTTACTTTGGCGGCTTTATGGCTTCGTCCTTTAGCGCTAGATTATCGTTCAAAAATTGAAGACACCAAATGGCGTAATACTTGGGATATCTGTATCTCTATCAGTGGCTTTGTACCACCATTGATCATTGGTGTGGCATTCGGTAATTTATTACAGGGTGTCCCTTTTGAACTGAATGAGTTCTTGATGCCAAGTTATCACGGTTCGTTCTTCGGACTACTGAATCCATTTGGTATCGTGTGTGGTTTGGTCAGCGTCCTGATGTTTGTGCTTCAAGGTGCGTCTTGGTTACAAATGAAGACCTCTGATGCCGTCCATACTCGAGCTCGTAGCGTCGCCCAGCTTTGTGGTGTGCTTATCGCTGCTCTTTTTGTGGCTGCTGGTTTTTGGGTGCAACACATTGATGGTTATGTGATCACGAGTACAATGGATCATCTTGCATCATCAAATCCGTTGAATAAAGAAGTGGCTCGTGAGTCTGGTGCGTGGATGGCAAACTTCAATCAATATCCATTGCTATGGTTGGCACCAATTCTAGGCACAGCGATGCCATTGATTGCTGTTATTGCATCTCGAATGGAAAAAGGCGGTATCGCATTTATTGCTTCGAGTTTGACCAATGCTGGCATTATATTTACGGCTGGATTTGCAATGTTCCCGTTTATCATGCCTTCAAGTCTGGCACCAAGTAGTAGTCTGACCATATGGGATTCAACATCCAGTGAGCTGACGTTGCAACTGATGACGGGCATTGCCTTTGTGATGGTACCAATTATTCTTGGGTATACTTGTTGGTCGTACTATAAAATGTTTGGTCGTATCAATAATAAGTATGTCGAAGACAACAAAAATTCACTTTATTAA
- the cydX gene encoding cytochrome bd-I oxidase subunit CydX, whose amino-acid sequence MWYFAWILGVLLACSFGIINALWLEHAEMMDKDSE is encoded by the coding sequence ATGTGGTATTTTGCATGGATTCTAGGCGTCTTACTGGCTTGTTCTTTCGGCATCATCAATGCACTGTGGTTAGAACATGCAGAGATGATGGATAAAGATAGTGAATGA
- a CDS encoding cyd operon YbgE family protein: MNDFSALIAQWHRPIDRIFYRILLMGLAFYHVALLMWNPHTYAAAIGGFNLGVVALLILAICASMIFGVGFKPRRWFWQIIFSPYLAGCILVYFSLIRMS, from the coding sequence GTGAATGATTTTTCTGCCTTAATTGCGCAGTGGCATCGTCCCATTGATCGTATCTTTTATCGAATACTATTAATGGGCCTTGCTTTCTACCATGTTGCATTGCTGATGTGGAATCCACACACTTATGCAGCAGCAATTGGTGGTTTTAATCTGGGAGTTGTCGCTCTGTTGATCTTGGCTATCTGTGCCAGCATGATCTTCGGTGTTGGCTTTAAACCGAGACGATGGTTTTGGCAGATTATATTTTCACCTTATCTTGCCGGATGCATATTGGTTTACTTCAGTTTGATTCGAATGAGCTGA
- the ybgC gene encoding tol-pal system-associated acyl-CoA thioesterase has product MHHSKSAFFRFPVTIYYEDTDAGGVVYHSNYLKFFERARTEMLREQGVCQRELLEQKIGFVVRSMEIDFLKAARLDDNLVVLTQLTEKRKASLIYCQELVNPHEEVLCRAIVKVACIDMQKMKPQCIPDAVFSEK; this is encoded by the coding sequence GTGCATCATTCTAAATCAGCTTTTTTTCGATTTCCTGTGACGATCTATTATGAAGATACCGATGCTGGCGGTGTGGTATACCACTCAAACTATCTTAAATTTTTTGAACGAGCACGAACGGAAATGCTCCGAGAGCAAGGGGTATGTCAGCGAGAGTTATTGGAACAAAAAATTGGCTTTGTGGTCCGAAGCATGGAGATTGATTTTCTGAAAGCTGCGCGTTTGGATGACAATTTAGTTGTCTTAACTCAGTTAACCGAGAAAAGAAAGGCTTCTTTAATATACTGTCAGGAGCTGGTTAATCCTCATGAAGAGGTATTGTGTCGAGCAATAGTTAAGGTAGCATGTATTGACATGCAAAAAATGAAACCCCAATGTATTCCCGACGCGGTATTTTCGGAGAAGTAA
- the tolQ gene encoding protein TolQ, which translates to MSAEISILDLFLQASFLVKVVMMILLGMSIMSWAMIFKRTKALSAAEKQAASFEDRFWSGTDLAVLYQDVKSRKDQLSGSEEIFYSGFTEFARLRKNHAGEANFVMDGTSRAMRVAVSREVESLETHLPFLATVGSISPYIGLFGTVWGIMHAFIALGAVKQATLAMVAPGIAEALVATAMGLFAAIPAVMAYNRLTTVVSKLEMNYATFSEEFHSILHRQAMTGRE; encoded by the coding sequence GTGAGTGCTGAAATTTCAATTCTTGATCTTTTTTTACAGGCTAGTTTTCTAGTCAAAGTGGTGATGATGATTCTCTTAGGCATGTCAATCATGTCATGGGCGATGATTTTTAAAAGAACCAAAGCATTATCGGCGGCTGAAAAGCAAGCGGCTTCATTTGAGGACCGTTTCTGGTCCGGCACGGATTTGGCTGTTTTATACCAAGACGTGAAAAGTAGAAAAGACCAGTTGAGTGGCAGTGAAGAGATTTTCTATTCCGGTTTTACTGAGTTCGCTCGGTTAAGAAAAAACCATGCCGGCGAAGCTAATTTTGTCATGGATGGGACATCGAGAGCCATGCGAGTTGCTGTCTCCCGAGAAGTTGAATCATTGGAAACTCATCTCCCGTTTCTGGCGACAGTCGGTTCAATTAGCCCTTACATTGGGTTGTTTGGTACGGTATGGGGGATTATGCACGCATTTATTGCGTTAGGTGCGGTAAAACAAGCAACATTAGCGATGGTTGCCCCCGGTATTGCAGAAGCGCTTGTTGCAACGGCAATGGGGCTTTTTGCTGCCATTCCTGCGGTGATGGCTTACAACCGACTGACGACTGTTGTCAGTAAACTCGAAATGAATTACGCGACATTCTCTGAGGAGTTTCATAGTATTCTTCATCGTCAGGCAATGACTGGTAGGGAGTAA
- a CDS encoding ExbD/TolR family protein: MAGYQPKKRKMTAEINVVPYIDVMLVLLIIFMVTSPFITQGVDVELPKTETAKPASDLVGDDGSFIIVEINKEGSLGVSINNEPFKRGLSLQDAIVLVKAELSLHPDSPVAVGGEATSPYAEIVHVLDELSKAGIPKVGLLTEIRE; encoded by the coding sequence ATGGCGGGTTACCAACCAAAGAAGCGTAAAATGACCGCAGAAATTAATGTGGTACCCTATATCGATGTGATGTTGGTTTTGTTAATCATTTTTATGGTGACTTCTCCGTTTATCACTCAGGGCGTGGATGTTGAACTACCAAAAACTGAAACAGCGAAACCAGCATCCGATTTGGTCGGTGATGATGGTAGCTTCATTATTGTAGAAATTAATAAGGAAGGCAGCTTGGGGGTCAGTATCAATAATGAACCTTTCAAACGGGGACTATCCTTACAGGATGCAATTGTTCTGGTAAAAGCTGAGCTGAGTTTACATCCGGATTCACCTGTTGCAGTCGGTGGTGAGGCGACAAGCCCCTATGCGGAGATTGTGCATGTGCTGGATGAGCTGAGTAAAGCTGGTATTCCAAAGGTTGGTTTGTTAACAGAGATCAGGGAATAA
- the tolA gene encoding cell envelope integrity protein TolA, whose translation MKKREDKRSGFTKPLIISIVLHVILIGLLLWGGQFYQEKPHPTGNMVQAVVIDPALVHQQAQQIKATREAAARKEKDRLDRLRRESERLEKNRRAEEERIRQLKQQQAREAKAARKAEQQRKQKEQERQAEEQRAAKAEAARKAKEAAIAKAEQQRIEREKAAKLAADKARREREAAEKAEQERLAKEKAAKAAAEKARQEKERLKKLEKERKQREAALDDIFSGLQAEEQQNSSARSQYIANEVGRYGEIYKQLIRQNLRVEDTFKGKNCRVNLHLIPTGSGAIVGSLKVLGGNSAVCAATQRAVAQVPSFPLPKDDPDVINKLKDINITVEPNI comes from the coding sequence ATGAAAAAGAGAGAAGACAAGCGCTCAGGTTTTACAAAGCCACTGATAATTTCTATCGTGTTGCACGTGATTTTAATTGGTTTATTGCTTTGGGGCGGACAGTTTTATCAGGAAAAGCCGCATCCGACCGGTAATATGGTTCAGGCGGTCGTGATTGATCCGGCATTGGTGCATCAACAGGCACAACAGATTAAAGCGACTCGAGAAGCGGCTGCCCGCAAGGAAAAAGATCGGCTTGATCGTCTGCGACGTGAAAGTGAACGCCTTGAAAAGAATCGTAGAGCTGAAGAAGAGCGAATCCGGCAGTTAAAACAACAGCAAGCCCGTGAGGCGAAAGCAGCCAGGAAAGCGGAGCAGCAGCGTAAGCAGAAAGAGCAAGAGCGACAAGCTGAAGAGCAGCGTGCAGCGAAAGCTGAGGCTGCAAGAAAAGCCAAAGAGGCTGCCATTGCAAAAGCGGAACAGCAACGAATTGAACGCGAGAAAGCGGCTAAGCTAGCAGCAGACAAAGCACGTAGAGAGCGTGAAGCAGCGGAGAAAGCAGAGCAGGAACGTTTAGCAAAAGAAAAAGCAGCAAAGGCTGCTGCCGAGAAGGCTCGACAGGAAAAAGAGCGCCTGAAAAAGCTGGAAAAGGAAAGAAAGCAGCGAGAAGCGGCCTTAGATGATATTTTTTCCGGTCTACAGGCTGAAGAGCAACAAAATTCTAGTGCTCGGAGTCAATATATTGCTAACGAAGTTGGACGTTACGGAGAAATCTACAAACAGCTTATCCGGCAAAATTTACGCGTAGAAGATACGTTTAAAGGCAAAAATTGTCGGGTTAATCTGCACCTGATTCCTACAGGCAGCGGTGCAATTGTTGGCAGTTTGAAAGTGTTAGGGGGGAACTCGGCTGTTTGTGCTGCGACGCAGCGAGCGGTGGCGCAGGTCCCGTCTTTTCCTCTGCCAAAAGATGACCCGGATGTTATCAATAAGCTAAAAGACATTAATATAACAGTTGAACCGAATATATAA